A DNA window from Brenneria izadpanahii contains the following coding sequences:
- the ibpB gene encoding small heat shock chaperone IbpB, whose product MRNYDLSPLLRQWIGFDKLASSMQGNQEPIEFPPYNIEKKDDNHYRITLALAGFRQSDLDIEVEGPRLTVKGSPAQPEEKVEYLHQGLVFKPFSLSFTLAEHLHVSNAKFENGLLHIDMVREIPEALQPQRIAIGGGRPVLTKSSGDEAAQISDKADQPTAE is encoded by the coding sequence ATGCGTAACTATGATTTATCACCCTTATTGCGTCAGTGGATCGGTTTTGACAAATTAGCCAGTTCGATGCAGGGGAACCAGGAACCTATTGAATTTCCTCCCTATAACATTGAGAAAAAAGACGATAACCATTATCGCATCACGCTGGCTCTGGCGGGTTTCCGGCAAAGCGATCTGGATATTGAAGTGGAAGGCCCGCGCCTGACGGTGAAGGGCAGCCCGGCGCAGCCGGAAGAGAAAGTGGAGTATTTGCACCAGGGGTTGGTGTTTAAACCTTTTTCTCTGAGCTTTACGCTGGCCGAGCATCTGCATGTTTCCAATGCGAAGTTTGAAAACGGGCTGCTGCATATCGATATGGTCCGCGAAATACCGGAAGCATTGCAGCCGCAGCGTATCGCCATCGGCGGCGGCCGTCCGGTATTGACCAAGTCATCCGGCGATGAGGCGGCTCAAATATCTGATAAGGCGGATCAGCCCACTGCCGAGTAA
- a CDS encoding putative transporter, with product MSDIALTVSMLALVAVVGLWIGNWRIYGVGLGIGGVLFGGIIVGHFAQSYQFVLNDDMLHFIQEFGLILFVYSIGIQVGPGFFSSLRVSGLRLNGFAILTVFLGCAVTVIIHKIFNVPLPIILGIFSGAVTNTPSLGAGQQILTDLGSDSALVNQMGMGYAMAYPLGICGILLVMWFMRVLFRVAVDAEAKQFDNNNGMHHEQLHTINVSVTNANLQGLAIQDVPILNRDAIVCSRLKRGDELMVPSPATVIQLGDYLHLVGTKTDLEQARLVIGHEVDTALSTRGTELHVERVVVTNEKVLGRKIRELNLKQNYDVVISRLNRAGVELIAGNNASLQFGDILNLVGRKSAIDAVADIVGNAQQKLQQVQMLPVFIGIGLGVVLGSIPIFIPGFPAALRLGLAGGPLVVALILGRIGGIGKLYWFMPPSANLALRELGIVLFLSVVGLKSGDGFIDTLLHGDGIWWIGYGALITIFPLLIVGIMARVISKMNYLTLCGMLSGSMTDPPALAFANGLHPTSGAAALSYATVYPLAMFLRIMSPQILAILFWAV from the coding sequence ATGAGTGATATCGCGCTGACCGTTAGTATGCTGGCTCTGGTGGCGGTTGTGGGGCTGTGGATCGGTAACTGGCGGATTTACGGCGTGGGTTTGGGAATCGGCGGCGTTTTGTTCGGCGGGATTATCGTCGGGCATTTCGCCCAGAGTTACCAGTTCGTGCTGAATGACGACATGCTGCATTTTATTCAGGAGTTCGGGTTGATCCTGTTTGTTTATAGCATCGGCATTCAGGTTGGGCCGGGATTTTTCTCTTCATTGCGCGTTTCTGGTCTGCGCCTCAACGGTTTCGCTATTCTGACGGTATTTCTCGGCTGTGCCGTGACCGTCATCATCCATAAAATCTTTAATGTCCCTCTGCCCATCATTCTGGGGATCTTTTCCGGCGCGGTTACCAACACCCCCTCTCTCGGCGCCGGGCAGCAAATACTGACCGATCTCGGCTCCGATAGCGCGCTGGTTAATCAGATGGGGATGGGGTACGCAATGGCTTACCCGTTGGGGATCTGCGGTATTCTGCTGGTAATGTGGTTCATGCGCGTCTTGTTTCGCGTGGCGGTCGATGCGGAAGCCAAGCAGTTTGATAATAATAATGGCATGCACCATGAACAACTGCACACCATAAACGTGTCCGTAACGAACGCCAACCTGCAGGGATTGGCGATCCAGGACGTGCCGATTCTGAATCGCGACGCCATCGTGTGTTCCCGCCTGAAACGCGGCGATGAATTGATGGTGCCTTCTCCGGCCACCGTTATTCAGTTGGGCGACTATTTGCATCTGGTGGGAACGAAAACCGATCTGGAACAGGCGCGGCTGGTGATCGGTCATGAAGTGGATACCGCGCTGTCAACCCGCGGCACGGAGTTGCATGTGGAACGGGTGGTGGTGACCAATGAAAAAGTATTGGGACGCAAGATCCGCGAATTAAATCTGAAGCAAAACTACGATGTGGTGATTTCCCGCCTTAACCGCGCCGGCGTTGAACTGATCGCCGGCAACAATGCGAGCCTGCAATTCGGCGATATTCTCAATCTGGTCGGGCGGAAAAGCGCGATTGACGCCGTTGCCGATATTGTGGGAAATGCGCAACAGAAGCTCCAGCAGGTGCAAATGTTGCCGGTATTTATCGGCATCGGCCTCGGCGTTGTGCTGGGTTCCATCCCGATATTTATTCCCGGTTTCCCGGCGGCTTTGCGGTTGGGACTGGCGGGAGGGCCGCTGGTGGTTGCTTTGATTCTGGGACGTATCGGCGGCATCGGTAAGCTATATTGGTTTATGCCTCCCAGCGCCAACCTGGCTTTGCGCGAGTTGGGCATCGTGCTGTTTTTGTCGGTTGTCGGGCTGAAGTCGGGCGATGGCTTCATCGATACCCTGCTGCACGGGGACGGCATCTGGTGGATTGGCTATGGAGCGCTGATTACCATTTTCCCTTTGCTGATTGTCGGGATTATGGCGCGCGTTATCAGCAAAATGAATTATCTGACGCTGTGCGGCATGTTGTCCGGGTCAATGACCGATCCCCCGGCGCTGGCGTTCGCCAATGGGTTGCATCCCACCAGCGGGGCGGCCGCGTTGTCTTATGCCACGGTGTACCCGCTGGCCATGTTTCTGCGCATTATGTCGCCGCAAATCCTGGCGATCTTATTTTGGGCGGTATAA
- a CDS encoding anion permease, translating to MSANNSRLLKLLIIVCLAVGLWLLPVPSGVSPDAWHLMAIFIATVVGLILSPYPLGAMAMFSLTSVAILGLLSIKDVLAGFSDPTIWMIACAFFISRGFIKTGFGRRIGLLFISKLGNSSLGLAYGLVFTDLLFAPAMPSTSARCGGIITPLFRSISEAYDSTPEKGTQRRIGAFLVQSIFQCNAVTSAMFMTSMAGNPMVAKLASQFGIHISWTDWALATLLPGFLSLALIPYLVYRFYPPELKKTTEMRAIALERLREMGPMSRNEWVVLGVFLGLVTFWVLGATLKIDATLTALAGLCVLLLSRALTWDDVVSEKEAWHTVVWFAVLMTLAGQLNKMGLIAWLGGLAGNAVSGMHWLPMLGLLLLVYYYSHYLMASAIAHISAMYAIFVSIALAAGAPPMLTVLVFGIFSNLFMSTTHYSSGPAPILFGCGYMPLSTWWKIGFFVSLVIIPIWLVVGGMWWKALGYW from the coding sequence ATGTCTGCAAATAATAGCAGGTTGTTAAAGCTTTTAATTATAGTTTGTCTCGCCGTTGGATTATGGTTACTTCCGGTACCCTCCGGAGTTAGTCCCGACGCCTGGCATTTAATGGCGATTTTTATTGCAACGGTGGTGGGATTGATTCTCTCGCCTTATCCGTTGGGCGCGATGGCGATGTTCAGTCTGACATCGGTCGCGATATTGGGTCTGTTATCCATTAAAGATGTTCTGGCGGGGTTCAGCGATCCCACCATCTGGATGATAGCCTGCGCATTCTTTATTTCCCGCGGCTTTATTAAAACCGGCTTCGGCAGGCGCATCGGTTTGCTGTTTATCAGCAAGCTGGGCAATAGCTCGCTGGGGCTGGCTTACGGACTGGTCTTCACCGATCTGCTGTTTGCCCCGGCGATGCCTTCCACATCTGCGCGCTGCGGCGGGATTATCACTCCGCTGTTCCGTTCTATCTCCGAGGCTTATGACTCGACGCCGGAAAAGGGAACGCAACGGCGCATCGGCGCCTTTCTGGTACAGTCCATCTTCCAGTGCAATGCGGTGACGTCCGCCATGTTTATGACCTCCATGGCCGGTAACCCGATGGTGGCTAAACTGGCTTCACAGTTCGGTATTCATATAAGCTGGACTGACTGGGCGCTGGCAACGCTGCTGCCCGGTTTCCTCTCGCTGGCCTTGATTCCCTATCTGGTTTACCGCTTCTATCCGCCGGAACTGAAAAAAACCACGGAAATGCGTGCGATCGCGCTAGAACGCCTGCGTGAAATGGGGCCGATGAGCCGCAACGAATGGGTCGTTCTGGGCGTGTTCCTGGGGCTGGTTACGTTTTGGGTGCTTGGCGCGACGCTGAAGATTGACGCCACCCTGACGGCGCTGGCCGGCCTGTGCGTACTGCTGCTGAGCCGGGCGCTGACCTGGGACGATGTCGTCAGTGAAAAGGAGGCCTGGCACACCGTGGTGTGGTTCGCCGTTCTGATGACGTTGGCCGGCCAGCTCAATAAGATGGGACTGATCGCCTGGCTGGGCGGCCTGGCGGGAAATGCCGTAAGCGGTATGCATTGGTTGCCGATGCTGGGTCTGCTATTGCTGGTTTACTACTATAGCCACTATCTGATGGCGAGCGCGATTGCCCATATCAGCGCCATGTACGCGATTTTCGTTTCGATTGCGCTGGCGGCAGGGGCGCCGCCGATGCTGACGGTGCTGGTCTTCGGTATTTTCAGTAACCTGTTTATGTCCACAACCCATTACTCTAGCGGTCCGGCGCCGATTCTGTTTGGCTGCGGTTATATGCCGTTAAGCACCTGGTGGAAAATCGGCTTTTTCGTCAGTCTGGTGATCATCCCTATTTGGCTGGTTGTCGGCGGCATGTGGTGGAAAGCGCTCGGTTACTGGTAA
- a CDS encoding sensor histidine kinase — MNKKRAPLKLGTSVFLMVSAVIGAVLLVVYALLFFRINQLSEDHLREKAFAIARTFAASPVVIDELNGIGNPGSIQEAAEVILRRNQLLFITVTDMHTIRHTHPEPERIGEYFAGRDIYPALLGMENSSINRGTLDPALRVFTPVFDHNNQQVGVVAVGIALTSVQKVIRENRWMIPWAILAGALVGWLGTLVLVKILKRIMLGFEPFEISNLFEQRNAMLKQIKEGVIAVDTQTNITVINDEAIRLFRQGGSQSVDKTAESIREQWLEHLHLKPVLENGIPRRDEEINVNGHLLLTNTVPVFVKGDMIGAIATFRDKTEISQLLQRLSGMSYYADALRAQSHEFMNKLHVILGMLHLKYYSQLENYILKTANNYQAEIGSIIRKVKSPVIAGFLLGKINRARDLGITLSISEDSLLPDTDDVDATNELITVLGNLIENAMDAIDGQENCEISVSFHHQDGRLHLTVGDDGPGILPENQEHIYEQGFSTKGSGRGIGLYLTKQSLEKIGGNIDFESEPEVYTQFFVNIPYQARPLDHD, encoded by the coding sequence ATGAATAAGAAAAGAGCACCGTTGAAGTTAGGTACTTCGGTGTTTCTGATGGTCTCGGCGGTGATTGGCGCAGTGCTGTTGGTTGTGTATGCCTTGCTGTTTTTCCGTATTAACCAGCTCTCGGAGGATCATTTACGGGAAAAAGCCTTCGCTATCGCCCGCACCTTTGCCGCTTCGCCCGTGGTCATTGATGAACTGAACGGAATTGGTAATCCAGGCTCCATACAGGAGGCGGCAGAGGTTATCCTCCGGCGTAATCAGTTGCTCTTCATTACCGTTACCGATATGCATACTATTCGTCATACGCACCCTGAGCCGGAAAGGATCGGCGAATACTTTGCCGGCCGGGATATCTATCCCGCCTTACTGGGGATGGAGAATTCATCAATCAATCGAGGTACGCTTGATCCCGCGCTGCGGGTGTTTACGCCCGTTTTTGATCATAATAATCAGCAGGTCGGGGTTGTGGCCGTGGGTATCGCGCTGACCAGCGTGCAGAAGGTTATCCGCGAGAACCGCTGGATGATCCCCTGGGCTATCCTGGCCGGGGCGCTGGTTGGCTGGTTGGGAACCTTGGTTTTGGTGAAAATACTCAAGCGCATCATGCTGGGTTTTGAACCGTTTGAGATCTCCAATCTGTTTGAACAGCGCAATGCGATGTTGAAACAGATTAAGGAAGGCGTGATTGCGGTCGATACTCAGACTAACATCACGGTGATTAACGATGAGGCGATAAGGCTATTTCGGCAAGGAGGCAGCCAGTCGGTGGACAAAACGGCCGAGAGTATTAGAGAGCAGTGGCTGGAGCATCTGCATCTGAAGCCGGTGCTGGAGAATGGTATCCCGCGGCGCGATGAGGAAATCAACGTTAACGGTCATCTGCTGCTGACCAATACCGTACCGGTGTTTGTTAAAGGCGATATGATCGGCGCTATCGCCACATTCCGTGATAAAACGGAAATCAGCCAGTTATTACAGCGTCTGTCCGGGATGTCCTACTATGCGGACGCCTTACGGGCGCAATCGCATGAGTTTATGAACAAGCTGCATGTGATTCTGGGGATGCTGCATTTGAAATATTATTCTCAACTGGAGAATTATATTTTGAAAACAGCCAATAACTATCAGGCGGAAATCGGTTCGATTATCCGTAAGGTAAAATCCCCGGTGATTGCCGGTTTCTTGTTGGGCAAAATTAACCGCGCCCGCGATCTCGGCATCACGCTGTCAATTAGCGAAGATAGTTTGCTGCCCGATACGGATGACGTGGATGCGACCAATGAGTTGATTACCGTACTGGGCAATCTGATTGAAAATGCGATGGATGCCATCGACGGGCAGGAAAACTGTGAGATCAGCGTGAGTTTTCACCATCAGGATGGACGCTTGCACCTCACCGTTGGCGACGATGGTCCCGGCATTTTACCGGAGAATCAGGAACACATTTATGAACAGGGTTTTTCCACGAAAGGCAGTGGCCGGGGCATCGGCCTGTATCTGACTAAACAGAGTTTGGAAAAGATAGGCGGAAACATCGATTTTGAGTCGGAACCTGAGGTTTATACCCAGTTTTTCGTTAATATACCTTATCAAGCAAGGCCGTTAGACCATGATTAA
- the dcuR gene encoding two-component system response regulator DcuR, with protein sequence MINVLIVDDDAMVAELNKSYLNQVSGFSCYATVPTLQQARNLLMQPDSGIDLVLLDIYMQQDNGLDLLPTIREFSEKTDVIIISSASDVSSIKKALHYGVVDYLIKPFQFSRFEQALTAYREEANLLKHREFVAQSDIDSLIRRTSGNSASERKKLPKGLTSLTLRTVCEWIEGNQGTEFSTEMLANAIGISRVSCRKYLIYLADTGILATNILYGSTGRPVYLYRLLPEKQDALRQYCE encoded by the coding sequence ATGATTAATGTACTGATTGTTGATGACGATGCCATGGTTGCAGAACTGAACAAATCTTATCTGAATCAGGTTTCCGGATTTAGCTGTTATGCAACGGTACCCACGTTGCAGCAGGCGAGAAACTTACTGATGCAGCCGGATTCAGGCATCGATCTGGTACTGTTGGATATCTATATGCAGCAGGACAACGGGCTGGATTTGTTGCCGACCATTCGGGAGTTCAGTGAAAAGACGGATGTGATCATTATTTCATCCGCCAGCGACGTGTCTTCCATCAAGAAAGCGCTGCACTACGGCGTGGTGGATTATCTGATTAAACCTTTCCAATTTTCCCGTTTTGAACAGGCATTGACGGCTTATCGCGAAGAAGCCAATTTGCTCAAGCACCGTGAGTTTGTGGCGCAGTCCGATATTGATAGCCTGATCCGCCGTACCAGCGGTAACTCAGCCAGCGAGCGCAAGAAGTTGCCGAAAGGATTGACCAGCTTAACGCTACGCACCGTATGTGAATGGATTGAAGGGAATCAGGGAACCGAGTTCTCAACGGAAATGCTGGCCAATGCTATCGGCATCTCCCGCGTATCGTGCCGTAAGTATCTCATTTACCTGGCGGATACCGGCATCCTGGCTACCAACATTCTCTATGGCTCCACCGGCAGACCGGTGTATCTCTACCGGCTGTTGCCGGAAAAGCAGGACGCATTACGCCAGTACTGCGAGTAG
- the glk gene encoding glucokinase, protein MYQYALVGDVGGTNARLALCALENGEISCNKNYAVSEHDSLEAVIRLFLAEHASLTIKQGCIAIACPIVGDWVAMTNHHWAFSIAEQTRNLNFDRLDIINDFTAVSMAIPALSPDDVLQFGGNQAVAGKPIAIYGAGTGLGVAHLVPVAGKWVSLPGEGGHVDFAPNSEEESLILKILRDEFGHVSAERLLSGSGLVNLYRAIVIADNRTPAPLTPKDISTKALKNHCVDCRRALSLFCVLLGRFGGNLALTLGTFGGVYIAGGIVPRFLDFFLSSGFRTAFEDKGRFKDYLADIPVYLITHPHPGLLGAGAWLRQASGYTL, encoded by the coding sequence ATGTATCAGTATGCCCTGGTGGGCGATGTCGGAGGGACCAACGCGCGTCTCGCGCTTTGTGCATTGGAAAACGGTGAAATTTCATGCAATAAGAATTATGCCGTGTCCGAGCATGACAGCCTGGAAGCGGTTATTCGGCTGTTTCTGGCGGAACACGCTTCACTGACGATTAAACAAGGTTGTATCGCGATTGCCTGTCCCATCGTCGGCGACTGGGTAGCCATGACCAACCATCACTGGGCCTTTTCCATTGCGGAGCAAACGCGGAATCTGAATTTTGACCGTTTGGACATTATCAACGATTTCACCGCCGTCAGTATGGCGATCCCCGCGCTCAGCCCGGATGACGTGCTCCAGTTCGGCGGCAACCAGGCGGTGGCCGGAAAACCCATAGCGATTTATGGCGCAGGCACCGGATTAGGGGTGGCGCACCTCGTTCCGGTGGCGGGTAAATGGGTTAGCTTGCCCGGTGAAGGCGGCCATGTCGATTTCGCGCCAAATAGCGAGGAAGAGTCATTAATTCTCAAAATACTGCGCGACGAATTCGGCCATGTCTCGGCGGAACGCCTCCTGTCCGGCTCGGGTCTCGTCAATCTGTACCGGGCGATTGTCATTGCCGATAACAGGACGCCGGCGCCGCTGACGCCAAAAGATATTTCCACTAAGGCGCTGAAAAACCACTGCGTAGACTGCCGGCGGGCGTTGTCGCTGTTCTGCGTTCTGCTGGGGCGCTTTGGCGGCAATCTGGCGTTAACCCTGGGAACGTTTGGCGGCGTATACATCGCTGGCGGCATTGTTCCGCGCTTTCTGGATTTCTTCCTCAGCTCCGGCTTTCGCACCGCTTTTGAGGATAAAGGGCGGTTTAAAGATTACCTGGCCGATATTCCGGTTTACCTGATTACCCACCCGCACCCCGGCCTGCTTGGCGCCGGCGCCTGGCTGCGTCAGGCAAGCGGCTATACGCTATAA
- a CDS encoding 2-hydroxycarboxylate transporter family protein — translation MKKTDTDILCENDLAIDTPTSLSLVDTIFNKKIGAVPVPLFIAIAAIVFIAAYAGYLPKNMIGGFAVIMSMGFLLAHIGHKIPVFKDIGGPAILCLMVPSILVYFHLFNDNTMNTVHLLMKEANFLYFVIACLVVGSILGMNRKILIQGMVRMFVPLVVGTATALGTGLLVGKLCGYSFYHTFFFIIVPIIGGGIGEGILPLSLAYSAILGETPDVYVAQLAPAAVVGNIFAIFCAGILSRLGMRRKDLNGEGRLVRSEEDNAIFSVTEAPKAVDFHLMGGGLLMICAFFIVGGLFEKLVHIPGPVLMILIAVFCKYSRVIPATMETGAHSVYKFVSSSLVWPLMIGLGMLYIPLESVVSVFSIGYVIVCGSVVLSMALVSFFIAPYLNMYPIEASIVTTCHSGLGGTGDVAILSASNRMSLMPFAQIATRIGGASTVIGATLLLGWIV, via the coding sequence ATGAAAAAAACTGACACTGATATTCTCTGTGAGAACGATCTTGCCATAGATACACCCACATCCCTCTCACTTGTAGATACTATTTTCAACAAGAAAATCGGGGCCGTCCCTGTCCCGCTTTTTATTGCTATCGCTGCTATTGTTTTTATTGCAGCCTACGCAGGATATTTACCCAAAAATATGATCGGCGGCTTCGCGGTCATTATGAGTATGGGTTTTTTATTGGCGCATATCGGGCATAAAATTCCCGTATTTAAAGATATCGGCGGCCCGGCAATTCTTTGTCTGATGGTGCCTTCTATTCTGGTGTATTTTCATTTATTTAATGATAACACGATGAATACGGTTCATCTGCTGATGAAAGAGGCGAATTTTCTATATTTCGTTATCGCCTGTCTGGTGGTCGGCAGCATATTGGGCATGAACCGGAAAATCCTGATTCAAGGCATGGTCCGTATGTTTGTGCCGCTGGTGGTGGGTACGGCAACCGCGCTGGGCACCGGGCTGCTGGTTGGCAAACTCTGTGGCTATAGCTTCTACCACACCTTCTTTTTCATCATCGTTCCGATTATCGGCGGCGGCATCGGCGAAGGCATTCTGCCTTTATCGCTCGCCTACTCGGCGATTTTAGGAGAAACGCCGGATGTTTACGTCGCGCAACTGGCGCCGGCCGCCGTCGTCGGCAACATCTTCGCCATCTTCTGCGCAGGCATCCTGTCCCGCCTGGGTATGCGCCGAAAAGATCTGAATGGCGAAGGCCGTCTGGTGCGCAGCGAGGAAGACAACGCCATCTTCTCCGTAACCGAAGCGCCGAAAGCGGTTGACTTTCATCTGATGGGCGGCGGTTTGCTGATGATCTGCGCGTTTTTCATCGTCGGCGGTTTGTTTGAAAAACTGGTTCATATCCCTGGGCCGGTATTGATGATATTGATCGCCGTATTCTGCAAATATAGCCGCGTCATTCCCGCCACAATGGAAACCGGCGCACATAGCGTTTATAAGTTTGTTTCCAGCTCGCTGGTGTGGCCGCTGATGATTGGATTGGGCATGCTCTATATCCCGCTGGAAAGCGTGGTGTCGGTCTTCTCTATCGGTTATGTCATCGTCTGCGGTTCAGTGGTGCTTTCCATGGCGCTGGTCAGCTTTTTCATCGCGCCTTATCTGAACATGTATCCGATAGAAGCCTCCATCGTCACCACTTGCCATAGCGGGCTGGGCGGCACAGGCGACGTTGCCATCCTGTCTGCGTCCAACCGCATGTCGCTGATGCCTTTCGCTCAGATCGCCACCCGTATCGGCGGCGCTTCCACCGTGATCGGCGCCACCCTGTTGCTGGGCTGGATCGTCTAA
- the dppA gene encoding dipeptide ABC transporter periplasmic-binding protein DppA translates to MGNSLAKSRALKLGLGLLAMSVAAGLQAKTLVYCSEGSPEGFNPQLFTSGTTFDASSIPIYNRLIEFKSGTTDIEPGLAEKWDISEDGKIYTFHLRKGVKWQDNKDFKPSRDFNADDVLFSFLRQQDANHPYHKVSGGGYEYYQGMGMPDLISKIEKVDDYTIRFELTRAEAPFLADLAMDFASIMSAEYGDKMLKAGTPEKIDLNPVGTGPFKLQQYQKDSRILYTAFPGFWGKKPGIDRLVFSITPDASVRYAKLQKDECQIMPYPNPADLARMKEDKNITLLEKPGLNVGYLAFNVQKKPLDDVKVRQALTYAVNKSAIIDAVYQGAGQPAKNLIPPTMWGYNDDVQDYSYDPEKAKALLKEAGVADGFTIDLWAMPVQRPYNPNARRMAEMIQSDWAKIGVQAKIVTYEWGEYLKRAKDGEHQTVLMGWTGDNGDPDNFFATLFSCDAAKRGSNYSKWCYKPFEDLIQPARTTSDHEKRIELYKQSQVVMHDQAPALIVAHSTVYEPIRKNVKGYVIEPRGVHSFNNVSLD, encoded by the coding sequence ATGGGAAATTCCTTGGCTAAATCAAGGGCTTTGAAACTCGGGCTTGGCTTGCTGGCCATGTCTGTCGCCGCCGGACTACAGGCTAAAACGCTGGTCTATTGTTCCGAAGGCTCCCCGGAAGGGTTTAACCCGCAACTGTTCACCTCCGGAACAACGTTTGATGCCAGCTCTATTCCTATCTACAACCGTTTGATCGAATTCAAAAGCGGGACAACCGATATAGAACCCGGTCTGGCTGAGAAATGGGATATCAGTGAAGATGGTAAAATCTATACTTTCCATCTGCGCAAAGGCGTGAAGTGGCAGGACAACAAAGATTTCAAACCGTCGCGTGATTTCAATGCCGATGACGTATTGTTCTCTTTCCTGCGTCAACAGGATGCCAATCATCCCTATCATAAAGTGTCCGGCGGCGGCTATGAGTACTACCAGGGCATGGGGATGCCGGATTTGATCAGCAAGATTGAAAAAGTGGACGATTACACGATCCGCTTTGAGTTGACCCGGGCGGAAGCGCCTTTCCTGGCTGATCTGGCGATGGATTTCGCTTCCATTATGTCGGCGGAGTATGGCGATAAGATGCTGAAAGCCGGTACGCCGGAGAAGATCGACCTGAATCCGGTTGGCACCGGGCCGTTCAAATTGCAGCAATATCAGAAAGATTCTCGCATTCTGTATACCGCGTTTCCCGGTTTCTGGGGTAAAAAACCGGGCATCGATCGTCTGGTGTTCTCCATCACGCCGGATGCTTCCGTGCGTTACGCCAAATTGCAGAAAGACGAATGTCAGATTATGCCGTACCCCAATCCGGCCGATTTGGCGCGTATGAAAGAAGACAAAAACATTACGCTGCTGGAAAAACCGGGCCTTAACGTCGGTTACCTGGCGTTCAACGTGCAGAAAAAGCCGCTGGATGATGTGAAAGTGCGTCAGGCGCTGACTTATGCGGTGAACAAAAGCGCCATTATCGATGCGGTCTATCAGGGCGCGGGACAACCCGCTAAAAACCTGATCCCGCCGACCATGTGGGGCTATAACGACGACGTACAGGACTACAGCTACGATCCGGAAAAAGCCAAGGCGCTGTTAAAAGAAGCGGGCGTGGCGGACGGTTTCACCATCGACCTGTGGGCGATGCCGGTACAGCGGCCTTATAACCCGAATGCGCGCCGTATGGCCGAAATGATCCAGTCGGATTGGGCTAAAATCGGGGTACAGGCCAAGATCGTCACCTATGAATGGGGCGAATATCTTAAGCGGGCCAAAGACGGCGAGCACCAGACCGTATTGATGGGATGGACCGGCGACAACGGCGATCCGGATAACTTCTTCGCCACGCTGTTTAGCTGTGATGCGGCGAAACGAGGATCGAACTACTCCAAGTGGTGCTACAAGCCGTTTGAAGATCTGATCCAGCCTGCTCGCACTACCTCCGATCATGAAAAGCGGATCGAGCTGTATAAACAGTCACAGGTCGTTATGCACGATCAGGCGCCGGCGCTGATTGTGGCGCACTCCACCGTGTATGAGCCAATTCGTAAAAATGTGAAGGGTTATGTTATCGAACCCCGTGGCGTACACAGTTTCAACAACGTGTCGTTGGATTAA